A single genomic interval of Terriglobus albidus harbors:
- the menC gene encoding o-succinylbenzoate synthase, whose product MKIDAIVLREIQMPLAHPFETSFGLTTMRRIMLVELQAEGTTAWGECVAGEHPYFSDEMIDTAWIIAKTELAPRLVGVEIENGGKVPDLLKQVRGHRMAKASLENAVWELESILKKVPLAQLLGGVRDSIPCGVSIGIQPTPEKLMEKIETELAAGYQRIKLKCKPGWDIEIFEMVRKRWPQILLSCDANSAYRVKDSDHIASWDRFNLLMIEQPLWYDDFYFHSKLQSRLKTRICLDESIRNRRDALAAIDMGSCGIINIKVGRVGGFSEAIAVHNVAAERGIPVWCGGMLETGIGRAQNIALSSLENFRLPGDVSASKRYWAEDIIEPAVEVSSTGEITVPTTPGRGFEVKTGLIQKLTVREERITK is encoded by the coding sequence ATGAAGATTGATGCCATAGTGTTGCGCGAGATCCAGATGCCTCTGGCTCACCCGTTTGAAACCAGCTTCGGGCTGACCACGATGCGCCGCATCATGCTCGTAGAACTGCAGGCCGAGGGAACGACGGCCTGGGGTGAGTGTGTCGCTGGAGAGCATCCTTACTTCTCCGACGAGATGATCGATACCGCCTGGATCATCGCGAAGACGGAGCTGGCGCCTCGCCTGGTAGGTGTCGAGATCGAGAATGGCGGCAAAGTCCCCGATCTGCTGAAACAGGTGCGCGGGCACCGCATGGCGAAGGCATCTCTGGAAAATGCCGTTTGGGAGCTGGAATCGATTCTGAAGAAGGTTCCTCTTGCCCAGTTGCTTGGCGGCGTCCGTGACTCGATTCCTTGCGGTGTCTCCATCGGCATTCAGCCTACTCCTGAGAAGCTGATGGAAAAGATCGAGACGGAGCTCGCCGCAGGCTATCAGCGCATCAAACTGAAATGTAAGCCGGGCTGGGATATTGAGATCTTCGAGATGGTCCGCAAGCGCTGGCCGCAGATTCTTCTGAGCTGCGACGCAAACTCGGCTTACCGGGTGAAAGACTCCGATCACATCGCGTCATGGGACCGTTTCAACCTGCTCATGATCGAGCAGCCTCTCTGGTACGACGATTTTTACTTCCACTCAAAGCTGCAGTCACGCCTGAAGACACGCATCTGCCTGGACGAGTCCATCCGCAACCGGCGCGATGCCCTGGCGGCCATCGATATGGGAAGCTGCGGCATCATCAACATCAAGGTCGGGCGTGTGGGCGGTTTCAGCGAAGCGATTGCGGTCCACAACGTCGCCGCAGAGCGAGGGATTCCGGTGTGGTGCGGCGGCATGCTTGAGACCGGCATTGGTCGTGCACAGAACATCGCCTTGTCGTCGTTGGAGAACTTCCGGCTGCCGGGTGACGTTAGCGCCTCGAAGCGCTATTGGGCAGAGGACATCATCGAGCCGGCGGTCGAAGTAAGCAGCACCGGTGAGATCACGGTGCCGACAACACCGGGACGCGGCTTTGAGGTGAAGACCGGTCTCATCCAGAAGCTTACCGTCCGCGAAGAACGAATCACGAAGTAG
- a CDS encoding GNAT family N-acetyltransferase, protein MSTEIVIRELSELSEFDLCVDLQLTVWNYSQQDLIPRRVFLVAYRIGGQVLGAYDGDRMIGFAMGLPGFRNGHSYLHSHMLAVLPEYRNGGVGRRLKLAQRDGALAKGFDLMEWTYDPLEIKNAYLNITKLGAISRRYKADFYGSSTSPLQGGLPTDRLYAEWWLKSDRVKTALAGGKPRMEIERSVEVPAAIYEWKANEADRDKAAALQASNREALEAAFAQGLSVIGYERDADGTGRFLLGRWDEDLLV, encoded by the coding sequence TTGAGTACGGAGATCGTGATCCGTGAGCTGTCAGAGCTCAGTGAGTTCGACCTGTGTGTCGATCTGCAGTTGACGGTATGGAATTACTCGCAGCAGGACCTGATTCCGCGCCGCGTCTTCCTCGTCGCTTACCGCATCGGAGGGCAGGTTCTCGGAGCCTATGATGGGGACCGCATGATCGGCTTCGCCATGGGCCTGCCAGGCTTCCGTAACGGGCACAGCTATCTGCATTCGCACATGCTGGCGGTTCTGCCCGAGTACCGTAACGGCGGTGTCGGACGCCGTCTTAAGCTCGCACAGCGCGACGGCGCGCTCGCCAAAGGCTTCGACCTGATGGAATGGACCTACGATCCGCTGGAGATCAAAAACGCCTACCTCAACATCACGAAGCTCGGCGCCATCTCCAGACGGTACAAGGCTGACTTCTACGGCTCCTCCACCTCGCCGTTGCAGGGAGGCCTCCCCACCGACCGTCTGTATGCCGAATGGTGGCTCAAGAGCGATCGCGTCAAGACAGCTCTCGCCGGCGGGAAGCCTCGGATGGAGATAGAACGCTCCGTAGAGGTGCCTGCTGCTATTTATGAGTGGAAGGCAAACGAAGCGGACCGCGACAAAGCAGCCGCCCTGCAGGCCTCGAATCGCGAAGCCCTGGAGGCGGCGTTTGCCCAGGGGCTCTCGGTGATCGGCTATGAGCGCGATGCGGATGGGACTGGCAGATTCCTGCTGGGCCGTTGGGATGAAGATCTGTTGGTTTAG
- the mazG gene encoding nucleoside triphosphate pyrophosphohydrolase — protein sequence MDSKKTPDLAAERFAEAVGIMARLRAPDGCPWDREQTFDTIKRHTLEETYEVFDAIERRAWPELKDELGDLLLQVLFYAQMAEEAGYFSITEVVDGLNSKLIRRHPHIFGEVTADDADTVLRNWEAIKKEEKAGKAREGGLLGEVPRSMPAVVEAAKLGSKAAKVGFDWPDIQGLVGKIEEESKELAAEVAAGNRAKVEEEFGDLMFTAVNLSRHLKVDAEQALRLANAKFRGRFAAMEQLAGGSLEGLSATRLEELWSEAKKA from the coding sequence ATGGATTCGAAGAAGACCCCGGACCTGGCGGCCGAACGGTTCGCTGAGGCGGTGGGCATCATGGCGCGGTTGCGAGCCCCGGATGGCTGTCCCTGGGACCGTGAGCAGACCTTCGACACGATCAAGCGGCATACGCTGGAGGAGACCTACGAGGTCTTCGACGCTATCGAACGACGCGCCTGGCCGGAGCTCAAAGATGAGCTCGGCGATCTTCTGCTGCAGGTGCTTTTCTACGCTCAGATGGCGGAAGAGGCCGGTTACTTCTCCATCACTGAGGTTGTGGATGGTCTGAACTCCAAGCTCATCCGGCGGCACCCTCACATCTTCGGAGAGGTCACCGCCGACGATGCGGATACTGTCCTCCGCAACTGGGAGGCCATCAAGAAGGAAGAGAAGGCCGGAAAGGCTCGTGAGGGTGGTTTGCTGGGCGAGGTACCTCGCAGCATGCCGGCTGTTGTCGAAGCAGCAAAGCTGGGCTCGAAGGCCGCCAAGGTCGGCTTCGACTGGCCGGACATACAGGGTCTTGTCGGCAAGATCGAGGAGGAGTCAAAAGAACTCGCCGCAGAGGTAGCCGCAGGGAATCGTGCGAAGGTAGAAGAAGAGTTTGGCGACTTGATGTTTACTGCAGTCAACCTCTCTCGGCATTTGAAGGTAGATGCCGAGCAGGCGTTGCGTCTGGCAAATGCAAAGTTCCGCGGGCGGTTTGCCGCGATGGAACAGTTAGCGGGAGGCTCCCTGGAGGGTCTCTCCGCAACCCGGCTCGAAGAGCTGTGGTCGGAGGCAAAGAAGGCTTGA
- a CDS encoding DUF3311 domain-containing protein encodes MPTPTKTRISPWALLLVLPYLALCFPSLYNRMTPDLIGFPFFYWYQLAWVIIASAIMLFVYRKLKS; translated from the coding sequence GTGCCCACACCGACCAAGACGCGCATTTCGCCCTGGGCTTTGCTTCTGGTTCTGCCCTATCTGGCGCTCTGCTTTCCGAGCCTGTACAACCGGATGACGCCGGATCTGATAGGCTTTCCGTTCTTTTACTGGTACCAGTTGGCGTGGGTAATCATCGCGTCGGCCATCATGCTGTTCGTTTATAGGAAGCTGAAGTCCTGA
- a CDS encoding mechanosensitive ion channel family protein — translation MHVLPALLAEIPFWKNPDYLKRAAITLLILVTAFLLWRLLRRGRARLDDLLQSKRRTVPPLHIRGLQLLTGSQIVSALSLLSLTLFYGLALLNVIVALLLTFSQFPATERYVNLVLGWVLTPLHDLYYGFLASLPNLITILVIAILTRFILKAVSFLFTKADEGAINLSPWVHRDVALPTGQIVRAVIILIALFLIAPRIPGTGSEAAKGLSVVIGLMVSFGSSSTVGNVIAGIVLTYMRPFRVGDRVQIQGTTGDVMERTFLYTKLLTPKNEEVLIPSTKALDGNITNYSAQARSGNLILYTTVTIGYDTPWQTIHQLLIDAALKTEMVEPNPQPFVLQTALDDFYIHYQVNAFTAHAEAMPRIYSELHRNIQDAFNAAGMEIMSPHYTQLRDGNQSTVQGPLKPKATRFRVAMD, via the coding sequence ATGCACGTTCTTCCCGCACTGCTCGCTGAGATCCCTTTCTGGAAGAATCCCGATTACCTGAAGCGCGCCGCGATCACGCTGCTGATCCTGGTAACTGCATTCCTCCTCTGGCGCCTGCTGCGCCGCGGACGAGCCCGTCTGGATGATCTGCTGCAGAGCAAGCGGCGCACCGTACCGCCGCTGCATATTCGCGGTCTGCAGCTTCTGACCGGTTCACAGATCGTGTCTGCACTGAGCCTGCTAAGCCTCACCCTTTTCTACGGGCTCGCCCTGCTGAACGTGATCGTCGCCCTGCTGCTGACCTTCAGCCAGTTCCCCGCCACCGAGCGTTATGTCAACCTGGTGCTCGGCTGGGTCCTCACCCCTCTGCACGACCTCTACTACGGCTTCCTTGCGTCGTTACCGAACCTCATCACCATCCTGGTCATCGCCATACTCACGCGCTTCATTCTGAAGGCGGTGAGCTTTCTGTTCACCAAGGCAGATGAGGGCGCCATCAACCTCTCGCCGTGGGTGCACCGTGATGTAGCGCTGCCTACCGGCCAGATCGTCCGGGCTGTGATTATCTTGATCGCGCTGTTCCTGATCGCACCACGGATTCCAGGCACAGGATCGGAGGCTGCGAAGGGCCTGTCGGTCGTCATCGGCCTAATGGTCTCGTTTGGCTCAAGCTCAACCGTAGGCAATGTCATCGCCGGCATCGTGCTGACCTACATGCGTCCATTTCGCGTTGGAGATCGGGTACAGATCCAGGGAACAACCGGTGACGTTATGGAGCGGACGTTCCTCTACACCAAGCTGCTGACGCCGAAAAATGAAGAGGTGCTGATTCCCTCCACCAAAGCGCTGGATGGCAACATCACCAACTACTCGGCACAGGCACGTTCCGGAAACCTGATCCTCTATACAACGGTCACGATCGGCTATGACACGCCGTGGCAGACAATACATCAGCTTCTGATCGATGCGGCGTTGAAGACGGAGATGGTCGAGCCGAATCCGCAACCATTCGTGCTGCAGACTGCGCTCGACGATTTCTATATTCACTATCAAGTGAACGCCTTTACGGCGCATGCCGAGGCCATGCCGCGCATCTACAGCGAACTCCACAGGAATATTCAGGACGCGTTCAATGCGGCGGGCATGGAGATCATGTCACCGCATTACACGCAGCTTCGGGATGGGAACCAGTCGACAGTCCAGGGGCCGTTGAAACCAAAAGCTACACGGTTTCGAGTAGCGATGGACTGA